A single Hippopotamus amphibius kiboko isolate mHipAmp2 chromosome 5, mHipAmp2.hap2, whole genome shotgun sequence DNA region contains:
- the SFXN2 gene encoding sideroflexin-2 isoform X3 gives MNVIGRMSFQVPGGMIITGFMLQFYRTMPAVIFWQWVNQSFNALVNYTNRNAASPTSVRQMAVSYITATTTAVATAVGMNMLTKRAPPLVGRWVPFAAVAAANCVNIPMMRQQELIQGICVKDRNHNEIGHSRRAAAVGITQVVISRITMAAPGMILLPVIMERLEKLRFMKRIRVLHAPLQVLLSGCFLIFMVPVACGLFPQKCSAVTCCRSLCSEHRACNPGEDRSLAPGRMKSGLNRSKSNIRSLNCQFPIWNQSSKTPSRPSTENLCLLSTSIRVSECPTPARTSPYPHSAAPP, from the exons ATGAACGTCATTGGGCGGATGTCCTTCCAGGTCCCCGGCGGCATGATCATCACGGGCTTCATGCTGCAGTTCTACAG GACGATGCCGGCAGTGATCTTCTGGCAGTGGGTGAACCAGTCCTTCAATGCCTTAGTCAACTACACCAACAGGAATGCGGCTTCCCCCACCTCGGTCAG GCAGATGGCCGTTTCCTACATCACAGCCACAACCACGGCGGTGGCCACTGCCGTGGGCATGAACATGCTGACAAAG AGAGCTCCACCCCTGGTGGGCCGCTGGGTGCCCTTTGCCGCTGTGGCTGCTGCCAACTGTGTCAACATCCCGATGATGCGACAGCA GGAACTCATCCAGGGCATCTGCGTGAAGGacaggaaccacaatgagattggCCACTCCCGG agagctgCAGCTGTAGGCATCACCCAAGTGGTTATTTCTCGGATCACCATGGCAGCCCCTGGCATGA TCCTGCTGCCGGTCATCATGGAAAGGCTGGAGAAACTGCGCTTCATGAAG AGAATCCGGGTCCTGCACGCCCCATTGCAGGTTCTGCTGTCCGGGTGCTT CCTTATCTTCATGGTGCCAGTGGCATGTGGGCTGTTCCCGCAGAAATG CTCCGCAGTCACCTGCTGCAGGTCTCTGTGTTCTGAGCACCGTGCCTGTAATCCTGGAGAAGACAGAAGTTTAGCACCAGGCAGAATGAAGTCAGGGCTCAACAGAAGTAAAAGCAACATACGGTCGT TGAATTGCCAGTTTCCTATCTGGAACCAGAGCTCCAAGACACCATCAAGGCCAAGTACGGAGAACCTGTGCCTTTTGTCCACTTCAATAAGGGTCTCTGAATGCCCCACCCCAGCAAGGACCAGCCCGTACCCACATTCAGCGGCTCCTCCTTAA
- the SFXN2 gene encoding sideroflexin-2 isoform X5, giving the protein MEADLSGFNIDAPRWDQCTFLGRVKHFFNITDPRTVLVPERELDWAKGMVEKSRMGTVPPGTQVEQLLYAKKLYDSAFHPDTGEKMNVIGRMSFQVPGGMIITGFMLQFYRTMPAVIFWQWVNQSFNALVNYTNRNAASPTSVRQMAVSYITATTTAVATAVGMNMLTKRAPPLVGRWVPFAAVAAANCVNIPMMRQQELIQGICVKDRNHNEIGHSRRAAAVGITQVVISRITMAAPGMILLPVIMERLEKLRFMKRIRVLHAPLQVLLSGCFNPAK; this is encoded by the exons ATGGAGGCTGACCTGTCCGGCTTTAACATCGATGCCCCCCGCTGGGACCAGTGCACTTTTCTGGGGCGGGTGAAGCACTTCTTCAATATCACGGACCCTCGTACCGTCCTGGTACCAGAGCGGGAGCTGGACTGGGCCAAAGGGATGGTAGAGAAGAGCAG GATGGGGACTGTGCCCCCAGGCACCCAAGTGGAGCAGCTGCTCTACGCCAAGAAGCTGTATGACTCGGCCTTCCACCCCGACACCGGGGAGAAGATGAACGTCATTGGGCGGATGTCCTTCCAGGTCCCCGGCGGCATGATCATCACGGGCTTCATGCTGCAGTTCTACAG GACGATGCCGGCAGTGATCTTCTGGCAGTGGGTGAACCAGTCCTTCAATGCCTTAGTCAACTACACCAACAGGAATGCGGCTTCCCCCACCTCGGTCAG GCAGATGGCCGTTTCCTACATCACAGCCACAACCACGGCGGTGGCCACTGCCGTGGGCATGAACATGCTGACAAAG AGAGCTCCACCCCTGGTGGGCCGCTGGGTGCCCTTTGCCGCTGTGGCTGCTGCCAACTGTGTCAACATCCCGATGATGCGACAGCA GGAACTCATCCAGGGCATCTGCGTGAAGGacaggaaccacaatgagattggCCACTCCCGG agagctgCAGCTGTAGGCATCACCCAAGTGGTTATTTCTCGGATCACCATGGCAGCCCCTGGCATGA TCCTGCTGCCGGTCATCATGGAAAGGCTGGAGAAACTGCGCTTCATGAAG AGAATCCGGGTCCTGCACGCCCCATTGCAGGTTCTGCTGTCCGGGTGCTT taaccctgCGAAGTAG
- the SFXN2 gene encoding sideroflexin-2 isoform X2 codes for MEADLSGFNIDAPRWDQCTFLGRVKHFFNITDPRTVLVPERELDWAKGMVEKSRMGTVPPGTQVEQLLYAKKLYDSAFHPDTGEKMNVIGRMSFQVPGGMIITGFMLQFYRTMPAVIFWQWVNQSFNALVNYTNRNAASPTSVRQMAVSYITATTTAVATAVGMNMLTKRAPPLVGRWVPFAAVAAANCVNIPMMRQQELIQGICVKDRNHNEIGHSRRAAAVGITQVVISRITMAAPGMILLPVIMERLEKLRFMKRIRVLHAPLQVLLSGCFLIFMVPVACGLFPQKCELPVSYLEPELQDTIKAKYGEPVPFVHFNKGL; via the exons ATGGAGGCTGACCTGTCCGGCTTTAACATCGATGCCCCCCGCTGGGACCAGTGCACTTTTCTGGGGCGGGTGAAGCACTTCTTCAATATCACGGACCCTCGTACCGTCCTGGTACCAGAGCGGGAGCTGGACTGGGCCAAAGGGATGGTAGAGAAGAGCAG GATGGGGACTGTGCCCCCAGGCACCCAAGTGGAGCAGCTGCTCTACGCCAAGAAGCTGTATGACTCGGCCTTCCACCCCGACACCGGGGAGAAGATGAACGTCATTGGGCGGATGTCCTTCCAGGTCCCCGGCGGCATGATCATCACGGGCTTCATGCTGCAGTTCTACAG GACGATGCCGGCAGTGATCTTCTGGCAGTGGGTGAACCAGTCCTTCAATGCCTTAGTCAACTACACCAACAGGAATGCGGCTTCCCCCACCTCGGTCAG GCAGATGGCCGTTTCCTACATCACAGCCACAACCACGGCGGTGGCCACTGCCGTGGGCATGAACATGCTGACAAAG AGAGCTCCACCCCTGGTGGGCCGCTGGGTGCCCTTTGCCGCTGTGGCTGCTGCCAACTGTGTCAACATCCCGATGATGCGACAGCA GGAACTCATCCAGGGCATCTGCGTGAAGGacaggaaccacaatgagattggCCACTCCCGG agagctgCAGCTGTAGGCATCACCCAAGTGGTTATTTCTCGGATCACCATGGCAGCCCCTGGCATGA TCCTGCTGCCGGTCATCATGGAAAGGCTGGAGAAACTGCGCTTCATGAAG AGAATCCGGGTCCTGCACGCCCCATTGCAGGTTCTGCTGTCCGGGTGCTT CCTTATCTTCATGGTGCCAGTGGCATGTGGGCTGTTCCCGCAGAAATG TGAATTGCCAGTTTCCTATCTGGAACCAGAGCTCCAAGACACCATCAAGGCCAAGTACGGAGAACCTGTGCCTTTTGTCCACTTCAATAAGGGTCTCTGA
- the SFXN2 gene encoding sideroflexin-2 isoform X1: MEADLSGFNIDAPRWDQCTFLGRVKHFFNITDPRTVLVPERELDWAKGMVEKSRMGTVPPGTQVEQLLYAKKLYDSAFHPDTGEKMNVIGRMSFQVPGGMIITGFMLQFYRTMPAVIFWQWVNQSFNALVNYTNRNAASPTSVRQMAVSYITATTTAVATAVGMNMLTKRAPPLVGRWVPFAAVAAANCVNIPMMRQQELIQGICVKDRNHNEIGHSRRAAAVGITQVVISRITMAAPGMILLPVIMERLEKLRFMKRIRVLHAPLQVLLSGCFLIFMVPVACGLFPQKCSAVTCCRSLCSEHRACNPGEDRSLAPGRMKSGLNRSKSNIRSLNCQFPIWNQSSKTPSRPSTENLCLLSTSIRVSECPTPARTSPYPHSAAPP; the protein is encoded by the exons ATGGAGGCTGACCTGTCCGGCTTTAACATCGATGCCCCCCGCTGGGACCAGTGCACTTTTCTGGGGCGGGTGAAGCACTTCTTCAATATCACGGACCCTCGTACCGTCCTGGTACCAGAGCGGGAGCTGGACTGGGCCAAAGGGATGGTAGAGAAGAGCAG GATGGGGACTGTGCCCCCAGGCACCCAAGTGGAGCAGCTGCTCTACGCCAAGAAGCTGTATGACTCGGCCTTCCACCCCGACACCGGGGAGAAGATGAACGTCATTGGGCGGATGTCCTTCCAGGTCCCCGGCGGCATGATCATCACGGGCTTCATGCTGCAGTTCTACAG GACGATGCCGGCAGTGATCTTCTGGCAGTGGGTGAACCAGTCCTTCAATGCCTTAGTCAACTACACCAACAGGAATGCGGCTTCCCCCACCTCGGTCAG GCAGATGGCCGTTTCCTACATCACAGCCACAACCACGGCGGTGGCCACTGCCGTGGGCATGAACATGCTGACAAAG AGAGCTCCACCCCTGGTGGGCCGCTGGGTGCCCTTTGCCGCTGTGGCTGCTGCCAACTGTGTCAACATCCCGATGATGCGACAGCA GGAACTCATCCAGGGCATCTGCGTGAAGGacaggaaccacaatgagattggCCACTCCCGG agagctgCAGCTGTAGGCATCACCCAAGTGGTTATTTCTCGGATCACCATGGCAGCCCCTGGCATGA TCCTGCTGCCGGTCATCATGGAAAGGCTGGAGAAACTGCGCTTCATGAAG AGAATCCGGGTCCTGCACGCCCCATTGCAGGTTCTGCTGTCCGGGTGCTT CCTTATCTTCATGGTGCCAGTGGCATGTGGGCTGTTCCCGCAGAAATG CTCCGCAGTCACCTGCTGCAGGTCTCTGTGTTCTGAGCACCGTGCCTGTAATCCTGGAGAAGACAGAAGTTTAGCACCAGGCAGAATGAAGTCAGGGCTCAACAGAAGTAAAAGCAACATACGGTCGT TGAATTGCCAGTTTCCTATCTGGAACCAGAGCTCCAAGACACCATCAAGGCCAAGTACGGAGAACCTGTGCCTTTTGTCCACTTCAATAAGGGTCTCTGAATGCCCCACCCCAGCAAGGACCAGCCCGTACCCACATTCAGCGGCTCCTCCTTAA
- the SFXN2 gene encoding sideroflexin-2 isoform X4 translates to MIITGFMLQFYRTMPAVIFWQWVNQSFNALVNYTNRNAASPTSVRQMAVSYITATTTAVATAVGMNMLTKRAPPLVGRWVPFAAVAAANCVNIPMMRQQELIQGICVKDRNHNEIGHSRRAAAVGITQVVISRITMAAPGMILLPVIMERLEKLRFMKRIRVLHAPLQVLLSGCFLIFMVPVACGLFPQKCSAVTCCRSLCSEHRACNPGEDRSLAPGRMKSGLNRSKSNIRSLNCQFPIWNQSSKTPSRPSTENLCLLSTSIRVSECPTPARTSPYPHSAAPP, encoded by the exons ATGATCATCACGGGCTTCATGCTGCAGTTCTACAG GACGATGCCGGCAGTGATCTTCTGGCAGTGGGTGAACCAGTCCTTCAATGCCTTAGTCAACTACACCAACAGGAATGCGGCTTCCCCCACCTCGGTCAG GCAGATGGCCGTTTCCTACATCACAGCCACAACCACGGCGGTGGCCACTGCCGTGGGCATGAACATGCTGACAAAG AGAGCTCCACCCCTGGTGGGCCGCTGGGTGCCCTTTGCCGCTGTGGCTGCTGCCAACTGTGTCAACATCCCGATGATGCGACAGCA GGAACTCATCCAGGGCATCTGCGTGAAGGacaggaaccacaatgagattggCCACTCCCGG agagctgCAGCTGTAGGCATCACCCAAGTGGTTATTTCTCGGATCACCATGGCAGCCCCTGGCATGA TCCTGCTGCCGGTCATCATGGAAAGGCTGGAGAAACTGCGCTTCATGAAG AGAATCCGGGTCCTGCACGCCCCATTGCAGGTTCTGCTGTCCGGGTGCTT CCTTATCTTCATGGTGCCAGTGGCATGTGGGCTGTTCCCGCAGAAATG CTCCGCAGTCACCTGCTGCAGGTCTCTGTGTTCTGAGCACCGTGCCTGTAATCCTGGAGAAGACAGAAGTTTAGCACCAGGCAGAATGAAGTCAGGGCTCAACAGAAGTAAAAGCAACATACGGTCGT TGAATTGCCAGTTTCCTATCTGGAACCAGAGCTCCAAGACACCATCAAGGCCAAGTACGGAGAACCTGTGCCTTTTGTCCACTTCAATAAGGGTCTCTGAATGCCCCACCCCAGCAAGGACCAGCCCGTACCCACATTCAGCGGCTCCTCCTTAA